In Paenibacillus guangzhouensis, a single window of DNA contains:
- a CDS encoding ABC transporter substrate-binding protein: MRKTYSMLLVSLLALTLLLSACSEKLALEPLDAEQNVKLKVLFWEENYFYQEYGNYFTMKYPNVEFEVISTTKVQQEMEKSYEDYQEAMYKFIEENQPDILMLQPDQYEKLASEGKLYELDTIMNQEKFDTESFLPSVMQMLKDKGGGKTYGLAATFGAQVIYYNVDLFQKHGVEVPKNQMTWDQVLQLAQRFPTSGSDKDRIYGLNLQGMGGVADLIMSLGRTENLRWVDKTGKKVQFDSESWRKAYQLATNSFKSGAIYDEKRNMPQMGDTMESYLARNPFTVGRSAMTIGGSWYMNEISRAKDQIKDFKPFQWGVVTAPINPAEPNSTNNMYLSEIMAVNAKSANTRAAWEFVKFVNGPEMARMQSRQMSGNLPTRKEFIKDKENHDLSAFYLLTPKFESYNSKEYQVPNNFYMTQNTVLEEQTKQYLDNKQSVEQAITNIQKQLQEGLDKGWQEDEAKKKKDKEKEAAKK, translated from the coding sequence ATGCGTAAAACATATAGTATGCTGCTCGTAAGTCTTCTAGCGTTGACTCTATTATTGTCCGCTTGCTCTGAGAAGCTTGCACTAGAACCGCTGGATGCAGAGCAGAATGTAAAGTTGAAGGTTCTATTCTGGGAAGAGAACTATTTCTATCAAGAATATGGGAACTATTTCACGATGAAGTATCCGAATGTGGAGTTTGAGGTCATCTCGACCACGAAGGTTCAACAAGAAATGGAGAAATCGTATGAGGACTATCAAGAGGCCATGTACAAATTCATCGAAGAGAATCAGCCAGATATCTTGATGCTTCAGCCCGATCAGTATGAGAAGCTCGCAAGTGAAGGGAAATTGTATGAACTGGATACGATCATGAATCAAGAGAAGTTCGATACCGAGAGTTTCCTCCCATCCGTTATGCAGATGCTCAAGGATAAGGGGGGCGGCAAGACGTATGGACTCGCTGCGACCTTCGGTGCGCAAGTCATCTATTATAATGTTGATTTGTTCCAGAAGCACGGCGTAGAAGTGCCGAAGAATCAGATGACATGGGATCAAGTGCTGCAATTGGCGCAGCGGTTTCCAACGAGTGGATCGGATAAAGATCGGATCTATGGCCTGAATCTCCAGGGGATGGGAGGAGTCGCTGATCTGATCATGAGCTTGGGGAGAACAGAGAACCTCCGCTGGGTAGATAAGACAGGGAAGAAAGTTCAGTTCGATTCAGAGAGTTGGCGCAAGGCCTACCAGTTGGCTACGAATTCGTTCAAATCTGGCGCCATTTATGATGAGAAGCGCAACATGCCCCAGATGGGCGATACGATGGAAAGTTATTTGGCCCGCAATCCGTTCACCGTGGGAAGATCTGCGATGACCATTGGCGGTTCGTGGTATATGAATGAAATTAGTCGTGCGAAGGATCAGATCAAAGATTTCAAACCGTTCCAGTGGGGCGTAGTTACAGCACCGATTAATCCGGCTGAGCCGAACAGTACGAATAATATGTATTTAAGTGAAATTATGGCTGTCAACGCGAAGTCAGCAAACACACGCGCCGCTTGGGAGTTCGTTAAATTCGTCAACGGTCCGGAAATGGCGCGTATGCAATCGAGACAAATGTCGGGCAATTTACCGACGCGCAAAGAGTTCATCAAAGACAAAGAGAACCATGACTTATCCGCATTCTATCTGCTGACACCGAAATTCGAGAGCTATAATTCCAAAGAATATCAAGTGCCGAATAACTTCTACATGACGCAAAATACGGTGTTGGAAGAACAAACGAAGCAGTACCTAGATAATAAGCAGTCCGTGGAGCAGGCGATAACGAATATCCAGAAACAGCTGCAGGAAGGCCTTGATAAAGGCTGGCAAGAGGACGAAGCGAAGAAGAAAAAAGACAAAGAGAAGGAAGCAGCTAAGAAGTAA
- a CDS encoding cation diffusion facilitator family transporter: MTEAYHDLQQGERGAWTSIIAYLGLAAVKLMIGWLFYSEALLADGLNNSTDIVASIALLIGLRISRKPPDEDHPYGHFRAETLSALIASFIMMAVGLQVLYQGITKLMTGSNQMPDMLTAWTALGCAAVMYIVYRSNLRLANKVNSEALRAAAQDNRSDALVGIGAFVGIVGTNLGLPWLDVAAAIAVGLIICKTAWSIFRGTAHSLTDGFDERELEQLKETIITTPGVEQLKDIRARLLGNQVLVDATVQVDNDLNVTESHEITERIERQMLEKHNISHCHIHIEPI; the protein is encoded by the coding sequence GTGACAGAAGCATATCACGATTTACAACAAGGGGAACGCGGAGCTTGGACGAGTATCATTGCTTATCTCGGACTGGCTGCGGTGAAGCTAATGATTGGATGGCTATTCTATTCCGAGGCGCTGCTCGCGGATGGATTAAATAATAGTACCGATATCGTCGCATCGATTGCATTACTGATCGGACTAAGGATATCTCGCAAGCCGCCGGATGAGGATCACCCTTATGGACATTTTCGGGCGGAGACGCTCTCAGCCTTAATCGCTTCCTTCATTATGATGGCGGTAGGGCTTCAAGTGCTGTATCAAGGGATTACCAAATTAATGACAGGCAGCAATCAGATGCCGGATATGCTCACAGCATGGACGGCGCTCGGATGCGCGGCGGTCATGTACATCGTATATCGCTCGAACCTTCGTCTCGCGAACAAAGTGAACAGCGAAGCGCTCAGAGCGGCAGCGCAGGATAATCGGTCGGATGCTCTGGTCGGTATTGGCGCATTCGTCGGCATTGTCGGTACGAATCTCGGCTTGCCATGGCTCGACGTTGCTGCGGCGATTGCGGTTGGGCTCATCATCTGCAAGACGGCGTGGTCCATTTTCCGCGGAACGGCGCATTCCTTGACGGACGGCTTCGACGAACGGGAGCTGGAGCAGCTCAAAGAGACGATCATCACCACACCAGGTGTGGAGCAGCTCAAAGATATTCGTGCACGCCTACTGGGCAACCAAGTACTCGTCGACGCCACCGTACAGGTAGATAACGACCTGAATGTGACCGAGAGTCACGAGATTACCGAACGGATCGAACGGCAAATGCTAGAGAAGCACAATATCTCGCACTGCCATATTCATATTGAACCGATTTGA
- a CDS encoding ABC transporter substrate-binding protein codes for MLLVSLLTMALLLAACSGEKAALEPLDAEQNVKLKVIYWEENYFYQEYGNYFTMKYPNVEFEVISQNQLEKEVSESGEDYKEAMNNFIEKNQPDILMLQPDQYEKFASEGKLYELDTIIKQEKFDTENIIPTVMQMLKDKGGGKIYGLAPTFGAQVIYYNADLFQKNGIELPKNQMTWEELFQLAQRFPTSGAEKDRIYGLGMEYGGFSNLFMNVGSTENLRWVDKTGKKIQLESESWKKAFNLVAQGMKSGAIYREKPQESGGAMSMESYYARNPFTMGKAAMTIGGSWYINELRQAKDQMKDYKPFQWGVVTAPVSPSDPNVTDNMYLSQIMAINAKSANTRAAWEFVKFINGSDMARMQSRQMNGNLPTRKDFIKDKENHDLSAFYMLTPKFTPYNSKEYQVPSNFYMTQNQVLEAQSNLFLDNKQSAEQTFANIQKQLQDGLDKGWQEDEAKKKKDKEKEAKK; via the coding sequence TTGCTGCTAGTCAGTCTTCTGACGATGGCCCTGTTATTGGCGGCATGCTCTGGGGAGAAGGCCGCACTTGAACCGTTAGATGCAGAGCAGAATGTGAAGTTGAAGGTTATTTATTGGGAAGAGAACTATTTCTATCAGGAATACGGCAATTATTTTACGATGAAATATCCGAATGTTGAATTTGAAGTCATTTCCCAGAACCAATTGGAGAAAGAAGTATCTGAATCAGGCGAGGACTACAAAGAAGCGATGAATAATTTCATCGAGAAGAATCAGCCGGATATTTTGATGCTGCAACCGGACCAGTACGAGAAATTCGCAAGTGAAGGCAAGTTGTATGAGCTAGACACGATTATCAAGCAAGAGAAATTTGATACGGAGAATATCATTCCAACCGTGATGCAAATGCTCAAAGATAAGGGCGGCGGCAAAATCTACGGTCTAGCTCCAACCTTTGGGGCACAAGTTATCTATTACAACGCAGATCTATTCCAGAAGAATGGGATAGAACTGCCGAAGAATCAGATGACCTGGGAAGAGCTCTTTCAATTGGCGCAGCGGTTCCCGACCAGCGGGGCGGAAAAAGACCGCATTTATGGCTTGGGCATGGAATATGGAGGGTTCTCCAATCTGTTTATGAATGTGGGATCAACAGAGAACTTGCGATGGGTGGATAAAACAGGGAAGAAGATTCAGTTAGAATCGGAGAGTTGGAAGAAGGCCTTCAACCTGGTGGCGCAAGGCATGAAGTCCGGTGCGATCTATCGCGAGAAACCGCAAGAATCCGGCGGCGCCATGTCGATGGAGAGTTATTATGCGCGTAATCCGTTCACCATGGGTAAAGCGGCGATGACGATAGGCGGTTCTTGGTATATTAATGAGCTTCGCCAAGCGAAAGATCAAATGAAGGATTACAAGCCTTTCCAATGGGGAGTCGTGACGGCACCCGTCAGTCCTTCGGATCCGAATGTGACGGATAACATGTATCTGAGCCAGATCATGGCTATCAATGCGAAGTCGGCGAACACACGCGCTGCCTGGGAATTTGTCAAATTCATCAATGGTTCAGATATGGCCCGCATGCAATCAAGACAGATGAATGGGAACTTGCCGACGCGCAAGGATTTCATCAAAGACAAAGAGAATCATGATCTCTCGGCCTTCTATATGCTTACGCCGAAATTTACACCCTATAATTCGAAAGAGTATCAGGTGCCAAGCAATTTCTATATGACACAAAATCAAGTCTTAGAAGCGCAGTCCAATCTATTCCTTGATAATAAGCAGTCGGCAGAGCAGACTTTCGCGAACATCCAGAAGCAGCTGCAGGATGGGCTAGATAAAGGCTGGCAAGAGGACGAGGCGAAGAAGAAGAAAGATAAAGAGAAGGAAGCTAAAAAGTAA
- the glpK gene encoding glycerol kinase GlpK: MQETYILTLDQGTTSSRAVLVNRDGDVVEMAQQEFTQIFPKPGWVEHDANEIWVSVLGVMTTVLAKANIGPDQIAGIGIANQRETTVVWDRHTGKPVYHAIVWQSRQTAEICEQLKAEGHEAEFRAKTGLLIDPYFSGTKVKWILDHIEGTRERAEQGDLCFGTIDTWLIWKLSGGSVHVTDYSNASRTLMYNIHELCWDQELLQILGVPRAMLPEVKSSSEVYGVTAGGLLFDHGIPIAGAAGDQQAALFGQACYEVGMAKNTYGTGCFMLMNTGEQAIASAKGLLTTIAWGIDGRVEYALEGSVFVAGSALQWLRDGLRMIKTAKDSETYALRVGSTEGVYVVPAFVGLGTPYWDSDARGAVFGLTRGTTKEHFIRATLESLAYQTKDVLMAMEEDSGITLKSLRVDGGAVQNNFLMQFQSDMLGVPVERCANPETTALGAAYLAGLAVGFWQDRREIAGQWKKERVFTPAMEREIQTRLYTGWTRAVQAAMLFKNEAEMS; this comes from the coding sequence ATGCAAGAAACCTATATTCTGACGCTCGATCAAGGGACGACAAGCTCTCGTGCGGTACTGGTGAATCGGGATGGCGATGTCGTGGAGATGGCGCAGCAGGAGTTTACGCAGATCTTTCCGAAGCCGGGCTGGGTAGAACATGATGCGAATGAAATTTGGGTTTCTGTGCTTGGTGTTATGACAACGGTGCTCGCCAAGGCGAATATCGGACCGGATCAAATCGCTGGGATAGGGATTGCGAATCAGCGCGAGACGACGGTTGTCTGGGATCGTCACACGGGAAAGCCGGTGTATCATGCGATCGTATGGCAATCGCGGCAGACGGCGGAAATTTGCGAGCAGTTGAAGGCAGAAGGGCATGAGGCTGAGTTTCGGGCCAAAACAGGGTTATTGATTGATCCGTACTTCTCCGGAACGAAGGTGAAATGGATTCTGGACCATATTGAAGGGACGAGAGAACGCGCGGAGCAAGGTGATTTGTGCTTCGGAACGATCGATACATGGTTAATCTGGAAGCTGTCGGGCGGCAGCGTGCATGTCACGGATTATTCGAATGCTTCGCGGACATTAATGTACAACATCCATGAGTTATGCTGGGATCAGGAATTGCTGCAGATTCTTGGAGTGCCGAGAGCTATGCTGCCGGAGGTGAAGTCTTCTTCTGAAGTCTACGGGGTCACGGCGGGCGGGCTGCTGTTCGATCATGGGATTCCGATTGCAGGTGCGGCAGGCGACCAACAGGCTGCGCTATTCGGTCAGGCGTGTTATGAAGTGGGCATGGCGAAGAATACGTATGGCACCGGCTGCTTCATGTTGATGAATACGGGCGAGCAGGCGATTGCTTCGGCGAAAGGTCTGCTGACGACGATCGCATGGGGGATCGATGGGCGTGTGGAATATGCGCTGGAAGGCAGTGTTTTCGTCGCGGGTTCGGCACTGCAATGGCTTCGTGATGGGCTGCGTATGATCAAGACGGCCAAGGACTCAGAGACGTACGCTTTGCGCGTGGGATCAACCGAGGGTGTGTATGTTGTCCCTGCTTTTGTCGGGCTCGGAACGCCGTACTGGGATAGTGACGCACGCGGAGCCGTATTCGGATTGACGCGCGGCACGACCAAAGAGCATTTCATTCGCGCAACGCTCGAATCGCTGGCCTATCAGACAAAGGATGTCTTAATGGCGATGGAAGAGGATTCGGGCATTACATTGAAATCATTACGTGTAGACGGTGGAGCGGTACAAAACAATTTTCTGATGCAATTTCAGAGTGATATGTTAGGTGTTCCCGTTGAGCGATGTGCGAACCCGGAGACAACAGCCCTTGGCGCAGCATACCTGGCAGGGCTTGCCGTTGGCTTCTGGCAGGATCGCCGTGAAATCGCCGGGCAGTGGAAGAAGGAGCGAGTCTTCACGCCTGCGATGGAGCGGGAAATTCAAACACGGCTGTACACCGGGTGGACCCGTGCGGTTCAGGCGGCCATGCTATTCAAGAACGAAGCAGAGATGTCATGA
- a CDS encoding glycerol-3-phosphate dehydrogenase/oxidase: MGKPLSSDQRERRLEEMSQQNFDVLVIGGGITGAGIALDAASRGLKTALIEMQDFAAGTSSRSTKLVHGGLRYLKQLEVKVVAEVGQERAIVYENGPHVTTPEWMLLPLYAGGTFGKWSTSLGLRFYDYLARVKRDERRRMLSREDTLAKEPLLKPEGLKGGGIYVEYRTDDARLTIEVLKKAVELGAYAVNYTQATAFHYEEGQVHGVHVTDLITDRTYTIHAQTTINAAGPWVDDLRAMDHSLTGSKIYHTKGVHLVFDQSRFPLRQAIYFDTPDGRMVFAIPRAGKTYIGTTDTEYHGDMTKPRMTVQDREYLLAAANDMFPSLALTVEDVESSWAGLRPLIHQEGKNPSEISRKDEVFHAPSGLISIAGGKLTGYRHMAENVVNAVVKRRMGVGLDTSDRPCKTKQLPISGGEIGGSKQWEAFVRDRAQQGRAFGLSLVEAERLTRRYGANVDAIFDLVPACQKELRRYNDMPTGLLAELAYAIQYEMAVTPSDFFIRRTGALLFDVESVRRWREPVIRYMANRLNWSFEERERYSLELKQLMQEAVSAVSRDE, encoded by the coding sequence ATGGGAAAGCCTTTATCAAGTGATCAGCGTGAAAGACGGCTTGAAGAAATGTCTCAGCAAAATTTCGATGTGCTCGTCATTGGCGGCGGGATTACGGGTGCGGGAATTGCGCTCGATGCGGCATCGCGCGGGCTGAAGACGGCGCTGATTGAAATGCAGGATTTTGCAGCAGGTACGTCCAGTCGGTCAACGAAATTGGTGCATGGAGGGCTTCGGTATTTGAAGCAGCTGGAAGTTAAGGTTGTTGCTGAGGTCGGACAAGAGCGAGCGATTGTGTATGAGAATGGCCCTCATGTGACGACACCGGAGTGGATGCTCCTACCGCTCTATGCAGGCGGGACGTTCGGCAAATGGTCGACTTCACTTGGTCTGCGATTCTATGATTATCTTGCTCGCGTGAAGCGGGATGAGCGTCGGCGAATGTTGTCGCGGGAAGATACGTTAGCGAAAGAGCCGCTGCTGAAGCCAGAAGGCTTGAAGGGCGGCGGAATCTATGTAGAATATCGCACGGATGATGCGCGATTAACGATCGAAGTCTTGAAGAAGGCTGTGGAGCTAGGCGCCTATGCCGTGAATTATACGCAGGCGACGGCGTTCCACTATGAAGAAGGCCAAGTTCATGGTGTGCATGTGACGGATCTGATCACAGATCGAACCTATACAATTCATGCGCAGACAACGATTAACGCAGCGGGTCCCTGGGTTGACGATCTGCGGGCGATGGATCACTCGCTTACGGGCTCGAAGATTTACCACACGAAGGGTGTGCATCTCGTCTTCGATCAGTCGCGGTTTCCGCTGCGGCAAGCGATCTATTTTGATACCCCGGATGGTCGGATGGTCTTCGCTATCCCGAGGGCGGGGAAGACGTATATTGGCACGACGGATACGGAATACCACGGCGATATGACCAAGCCGCGGATGACGGTGCAGGATCGCGAATATTTGCTCGCTGCTGCGAATGACATGTTCCCATCGCTTGCGCTTACCGTGGAGGATGTTGAATCCAGCTGGGCCGGCTTGCGCCCGCTCATTCATCAAGAGGGGAAGAACCCGTCGGAAATATCGCGTAAGGATGAAGTATTCCACGCGCCATCCGGCTTAATCTCCATTGCGGGCGGGAAGCTAACGGGCTACCGTCATATGGCTGAGAATGTCGTTAATGCAGTCGTGAAGCGCCGGATGGGAGTAGGCCTTGATACGAGCGATCGTCCTTGCAAGACGAAGCAGCTGCCGATATCGGGCGGGGAAATCGGTGGATCGAAGCAGTGGGAGGCTTTCGTGCGGGATCGGGCACAGCAGGGCAGAGCTTTCGGTCTGTCGCTTGTGGAAGCGGAACGATTAACTCGCCGCTATGGCGCGAATGTGGATGCGATCTTCGATCTGGTGCCTGCTTGCCAGAAGGAGCTGCGGCGTTATAACGATATGCCGACTGGACTGCTCGCGGAGCTGGCTTATGCGATTCAATATGAGATGGCTGTGACGCCTTCGGACTTCTTCATACGCCGTACCGGAGCGCTCTTGTTCGATGTAGAGTCTGTACGGCGATGGCGCGAGCCTGTGATCCGGTACATGGCCAATCGATTGAACTGGTCGTTTGAAGAGCGGGAGCGATATAGCTTGGAACTCAAGCAGCTGATGCAGGAAGCGGTGTCGGCTGTGAGTCGGGATGAATAG
- the fadH gene encoding 2,4-dienoyl-CoA reductase, with amino-acid sequence MHGKVVIVTGGSSGMGKAMASRFAQLGASVVITGRSPEKLEAAQREIAAICGEQGRVHTVTMDVRQPEDALRMVQETVQAYGQIDALVNNAAGNFLCPAESLSVNGWNAVIQIVLNGTFFCSQAVGKHWIATGTSGAILNMVATYAWDAGPGVIHSACAKAGVLAMTRTLAVEWGRAYGIRVNAIAPGMIERTGGAERLVPSVEVGEQLLHRIPVGRFGTPEEIAGLAAFLLSPDGAYVNGACYTMDGGASLHQTFI; translated from the coding sequence ATGCACGGGAAAGTCGTGATCGTCACGGGCGGATCGAGCGGCATGGGGAAAGCGATGGCGTCGCGGTTCGCACAGCTAGGGGCGTCGGTTGTCATTACAGGCCGGTCGCCGGAGAAGCTTGAAGCGGCGCAGCGCGAGATTGCAGCAATCTGTGGGGAGCAAGGACGCGTTCATACGGTAACGATGGATGTTAGGCAACCTGAAGATGCACTCCGGATGGTGCAGGAGACAGTGCAGGCCTATGGTCAGATCGATGCCTTAGTGAACAATGCGGCGGGCAATTTCCTCTGTCCGGCAGAATCCCTTAGCGTCAATGGCTGGAATGCTGTCATTCAGATCGTACTGAATGGCACCTTTTTCTGCAGCCAAGCCGTTGGCAAGCATTGGATCGCGACAGGCACCTCAGGCGCGATTCTGAATATGGTCGCGACCTATGCGTGGGATGCCGGACCGGGTGTCATTCATTCCGCCTGCGCGAAGGCCGGCGTACTGGCCATGACCCGGACGCTCGCTGTGGAATGGGGCCGGGCTTACGGCATCCGAGTCAATGCGATCGCGCCCGGCATGATCGAACGGACCGGGGGTGCAGAACGGCTGGTTCCAAGCGTAGAAGTCGGCGAGCAGCTCTTGCATCGCATTCCGGTTGGGAGATTCGGTACACCGGAGGAGATTGCCGGGCTAGCGGCGTTCTTGCTCTCACCCGATGGTGCCTATGTGAACGGCGCATGCTACACAATGGACGGCGGGGCCTCATTGCACCAGACATTCATCTGA
- a CDS encoding MFS transporter, whose amino-acid sequence MKSLRLKRNARPFSDYRKNLWVLTLEGVPAIIMLTLLGGPFLTGYLLHLGATSQQIGLVLSMTTIVNVVQVFVAFWMQRITNRYWVLVTFSSIHRIGWAATGLIPFIFPSEYWIPVFITMYTMAFLGNAISGLVWTSLVGDMVPAGIRGRYMGIRNTMLNALGSLVLFIGGQALDRFPGQQGFNLLFIPIGICTVLNIIAFANYPKIPLAKSTESEFLPMLKKPFQDRAFLRAVMFISLWLFLQGIIVPLFSYVMLHILHISYNWISIITVIQTGFMMISFYIWGNLNMKYSNKRLLYCTLPIIASACMLWSLISVLPAVVVLIAVHALLGIGIGGFNQLSFNFIIGDTPKSERPMFIAVYSALTGFAAFLGPMLGGWLYERLKEMPEWMQSYGLSTFVGLIMLLLGLILGRAVLRDSHAPHPTELTRELT is encoded by the coding sequence ATGAAATCCTTACGCTTGAAGCGTAATGCAAGACCGTTCTCAGATTATCGTAAAAATCTATGGGTACTCACGTTGGAAGGTGTTCCAGCAATTATTATGTTGACATTGCTAGGAGGACCCTTCCTAACGGGCTATTTGCTTCATCTCGGTGCAACGTCGCAGCAAATCGGCCTCGTACTGTCGATGACGACCATCGTCAACGTAGTGCAAGTCTTCGTCGCCTTCTGGATGCAGCGGATTACGAACCGCTACTGGGTGCTCGTGACATTCAGTTCGATTCATCGTATTGGCTGGGCAGCGACTGGATTGATTCCGTTTATTTTTCCAAGCGAATATTGGATTCCGGTCTTTATTACAATGTACACGATGGCTTTCCTCGGAAATGCGATTTCGGGTCTCGTCTGGACATCGCTCGTCGGAGACATGGTGCCGGCGGGGATTCGTGGGCGGTACATGGGCATTCGGAACACGATGTTGAATGCACTGGGCAGCTTGGTCCTATTCATCGGGGGGCAGGCCTTGGATCGATTCCCCGGGCAGCAGGGCTTTAATCTATTGTTCATTCCAATCGGAATTTGCACGGTGCTCAATATTATCGCTTTTGCCAATTATCCGAAGATACCGCTCGCCAAGTCGACGGAGTCGGAGTTCCTGCCTATGCTGAAGAAGCCATTCCAAGACCGTGCGTTCCTACGCGCTGTGATGTTCATTTCGTTATGGCTGTTCCTGCAAGGCATCATTGTCCCCTTGTTCTCGTATGTGATGCTGCATATTCTACATATTAGCTACAATTGGATCTCGATCATTACGGTCATCCAGACGGGCTTTATGATGATCAGCTTCTATATTTGGGGCAACTTGAACATGAAGTATAGTAACAAAAGATTGCTGTATTGCACGCTGCCTATCATTGCTTCGGCTTGTATGCTGTGGAGTCTTATCTCTGTGCTACCGGCGGTCGTAGTGTTGATCGCGGTACATGCGCTGCTCGGCATTGGGATCGGCGGATTCAACCAATTGTCCTTTAACTTCATTATTGGGGATACACCAAAAAGCGAGCGTCCAATGTTCATCGCGGTCTATTCTGCCTTAACAGGGTTCGCAGCCTTTCTCGGTCCGATGTTGGGGGGATGGCTGTATGAACGCTTGAAGGAGATGCCGGAGTGGATGCAATCGTATGGATTATCGACCTTCGTGGGCTTGATTATGCTCTTGCTTGGCCTTATTCTTGGGCGTGCTGTGCTTCGGGATTCGCATGCGCCGCATCCAACCGAGCTGACACGCGAGCTGACATGA